One part of the Solanum dulcamara chromosome 3, daSolDulc1.2, whole genome shotgun sequence genome encodes these proteins:
- the LOC129882038 gene encoding thioredoxin-like 3-3: MGEEGEKVERGKLPVNEQRNLMTATGDENLKDIFHTIRTTKTPAVINYGASWCRVCNQILPTFWDLSKMFPKLSFVYADIDECPETTLNIRYTPTFHFYRDGERVDEMFGGGEERLHDRLWLHS; the protein is encoded by the exons ATGGGTGAAGAGGGTGAGAAAGTAGAAAGAGGAAAACTTCCAGTGAATGAACAGAGGAACTTGATGACAGCCACCGGTGACGAAAATCTCAAGGACATTTTTCACACTATCAGAACAACTAAAACTCCG GCTGTAATCAATTATGGGGCTTCTTG GTGTCGTGTCTGCAACCAGATCCTTCCTACGTTTTGGGACCTGAGCAAAATGTTCCCAAAACTCTCTTTCGTGTATGCTGATATTGATGAATGTCCAGAGACAACACTGAACATTCGGTACACACCAACTTTTCATTTCTACAGAGATGGTGAGAGGGTTGATGAGATGTTTGGTGGCGGAGAAGAACGCTTGCATGACCGTCTGTGGCTGCATTCGTAG